The genomic window CAAGTAATACTCCCCCACCCCTTCATTTCGAGTGGAAAGTGAGTTCTGTGCCCGGCAAAAATCATGCTCTCCGAGCTTTTCCTCATTTCTTAGGTCTCAATTTTTCTTATAATTTTTTTATTTTTATAATCAACAAAAATTTTTTACAATGTTTAAAAAGAAAAGTTTTATATTATGAGAAGTAGACTTACTAATGAATAGTGATACTCAGTATGGAACGTATCATTTTTCCAAAGATACCTTCCATGCGCTCCACTCGAAATGAAGGGGTGGGGGACTTTTCTAAAAAACATTGCAAAAATTTTGGAAAAAAAATAATCTGATGAGATCTCTTTTTTACTTCACATCAAGTCCCGGTTCTCTTCACCTGATATGTCCGATGCGAACTGCCTAATATCATGGAATGCCTATCTATTTTCATGCCAGCTGAACATGTAACCGATATCTCCATACAGACTGCGATCATTACGGTGTCAACGACCAGGACGGAAAAAACAGATCTGAGCGGCCAGATAATTCGTGATGCCTTCACCGCTGCAGGTATCCCGGTTATCTCACTGGTGATCGTGAAGGATGATATTTCTGCGATTCGAACCGCAGTTCTTGCAGCACTCAAAACCGCAAACTGCATTGTAGTGAACGGAGGAACAGGTCTTACGCATGATGACTGCACCATTGAAGCAGTGGCTCCGCTTTTCCACAAAACGATGGACGGGTTTGGCGAACTGTTCCGGATAAAAAGTTATGAGCAGGTGAAAAATGCGGTGATTCTCTCCAGAGCAACTGCCGGTATCACCAACGGCTGCGCAATCTTCTGCATCCCGGGATCTCCAAAAGCAGTGAAACTCGCAACTGAAGAGATCATTGTTCCAGAAATTCGCCACATTATCACGCATGCAGCCCAGTGACATGACAGAATTTGCC from Methanorbis furvi includes these protein-coding regions:
- a CDS encoding MogA/MoaB family molybdenum cofactor biosynthesis protein; the protein is MPAEHVTDISIQTAIITVSTTRTEKTDLSGQIIRDAFTAAGIPVISLVIVKDDISAIRTAVLAALKTANCIVVNGGTGLTHDDCTIEAVAPLFHKTMDGFGELFRIKSYEQVKNAVILSRATAGITNGCAIFCIPGSPKAVKLATEEIIVPEIRHIITHAAQ